From one Perca flavescens isolate YP-PL-M2 chromosome 19, PFLA_1.0, whole genome shotgun sequence genomic stretch:
- the LOC114545240 gene encoding Fc receptor-like protein 5 isoform X1: MMGQTSLQWLIFLTSLLSSTTNQASLTVSPSRSQMFKDESVSLSCEEDDSSAGWTLKRNTTIKTRTQCGDDWGRPAGSSCKISYMVPGDSGVYWCESREGATSNSITITVPGGPVILQSPVLPVMEGEDLTLTCKTETSSNLPAGFYKDGSFIRTEPAGHMTIHHVSRSDEGLYKCLISSVGESPPSWVSVTGEEVTFDFRSSFIQIFT, encoded by the exons ATGATGGGACAAACATCTCTCCAATGGCTGATCT TTCTGACCTCACTGCTGAGCAGCACAACAAACCAAG CCTCTCTGACTGTGAGTCCCAGCAGATCTCAGATGTTTAAAGATGaatctgtctctctgagctgtgaggaggacgacagctctgctggatggaCTCTGAAGAGGAACACAACCATAAAAACCAGGACTCAGTGTGGAGATGACTGGGGAAGACCTGCTGGTTCTTCCTGTAAAATCAGCTACATGGTCCCAGGGGACAGTGGAGTTTACTGGTGTGAGTCCAGAGAGGGAGCAACCAGTAACAGCATCACCATCACTGTCCCTg gtggaccagtgatcctgcagagtcctgtcctccctgtgatggagggagaagacctcACTCTGACCTGTAAAACAGAGACGTCCTCCAACCTCCCAGCtggtttctataaagatggctccttcatcaggactgagcctgcaggtcacatgaccatccaccatgtttccaggtctgatgaaggcctctacaagtgtctcatcagcagtgttggagagtctccacccagctgggtctctgtcacAGGTGAGGAGGTTACCTTTGATTTCAGGAGTTCATTCATCCAGATATTCACCTGA
- the LOC114574055 gene encoding high affinity immunoglobulin gamma Fc receptor I isoform X4: MKAARLFLFSVTISPSRSQHFEYEKLSVGCGDWTAWRYTTNSWNLSQCELGWGAKSSSSCDIGTAKATDSGVYWCQSRHGDSSNVVNITVTGGPVILQSPVLPVTEGEDVTLSCIKRNSSALPAEFYKDGVSIGRGAEGYWTLPRFSRLGEGFYKCKVGNDESPPSWILMKDDSVPASLLSSPDVSQLFEYEGLSLSCGDNSRSHGWRIIRATKLDGKEGMLVNSSEKWGEASSSGFTIHAAKKSDSGVYWCESPAKQRSNSLHISFYGTDKIILQSPGRPVMEGDNVTLRCKTNQPWDSLAGFYKDGSFIRTEPAGHMTIHNVSWSDEGLYKCNISSVGESPSSWLFVRDSRSNMEETSSAVSSPSSVLTLIRHLVVVCPYCISTVLLVSICRQKAKGNSNLLRSVSSCAGRKLHVSMAMSPPREDDEGEDRGYEDVIPDVTTEHHF, translated from the exons ATGAAGGCAGCGCGTCTTTTCCTCT TCTCTGTGACCATCTCTCCCAGCAGATCGCAGCATTTTGAATATGAGAAACTGTCGGTGGGCTGTGGTGATTGGACGGCGTGGAGATACACCACCAACAG CTGGAATCTGAGCCAGTGTGAGTTGGGCTGGGGCGCCAAGTCTTCGTCCTCCTGTGACATCGGCACGGCCAAGGCCACGGACAGCGGCGTGTACTGGTGTCAGTCCAGACACGGAGACAGCAGCAACGTCGTCAACATCACCGTCACCG gtggaccagtgatcctgcagagtcctgtcctccctgtgaCGGAGGGAGAAGACGTCACCCTGAGCTGTATTAAAAGGAACTCGTCCGCCCTCCCAGCTGAGTTCTATAAAGATGGCGTCTCCATCGGGAGAGGGGCTGAAGGTTATTGGACCCTCCCCCGTTTCTCCAGGTTGGGTGAAGGGTTCTACAAATGTAAAGTCGGCAATGACGAGTCTCCACCCAGCTGGATACTGATGAAAG ATGACTCTGTGCCGGCCTCTCTCCTCTCGTCTCCGGATGTCTCTCAGCTGTTTGAGTACGAAGGTCTGTCTCTGAGCTGCGGCGACAACAGCCGATCTCACGGCTGGAGGATCATCAGAGCCACCAAGCTGGACGGGAAGGAGGGGATGCTGGTGAACTCCAGCGAGAAATGGGGCGAAGCCTCGTCTTCCGGCTTCACCATCCACGCCGCCAAGAAGTCGGACAGCGGCGTGTACTGGTGCGAGTCTCCCGCCAAGCAGCGGAGCAACTCCCTCCACATCTCTTTTTACG GTACTGATAAAATAATCCTGCAGAGTCCCGGCCGCCCGGTGATGGAGGGAGATAACGTCACGCTGCGCTGCAAAACAAACCAACCCTGGGACTCCTTGGCtggtttctataaagatggctccttcatcaggactgagcctgcaggtcacatgaccatccACAATGTTTCCTGGTCTGATGAAGGCCTCTACAAGTGCAAcatcagcagtgttggagagTCTCCATCCAGCTGGCTGTTTGTCAGAG acTCTCGGAGCAATATGGAGGAAACTTCCTCTGCTGTATCCTCGCCTTCGTCTGTGCTGACGCTGATACGCCACCTGGTGGTCGTCTGTCCATACTGCATCTCCACCGTCCTGCTGGTGTCCATATGTCGACAGAAGGCCAAAGGTAACAGCAACCTTCTCCGGAGCGTCAGCAGCTGTG CAGGAAGGAAGCTGCATGTTTCCATGGCGATGTCTCCACCCAGAGAGGACGATGAGGGAGAGGACCGAGGGTATGAAGATGTCATTCCTGATGTCACCACTGAGCATCATTTCTAA
- the LOC114574055 gene encoding high affinity immunoglobulin gamma Fc receptor I isoform X3, whose translation MKAARLFLLLFSFYQTTLPARVSVTISPSRSQHFEYEKLSVGCGDWTAWRYTTNSWNLSQCELGWGAKSSSSCDIGTAKATDSGVYWCQSRHGDSSNVVNITVTGGPVILQSPVLPVTEGEDVTLSCIKRNSSALPAEFYKDGVSIGRGAEGYWTLPRFSRLGEGFYKCKVGNDESPPSWILMKDDSVPASLLSSPDVSQLFEYEGLSLSCGDNSRSHGWRIIRATKLDGKEGMLVNSSEKWGEASSSGFTIHAAKKSDSGVYWCESPAKQRSNSLHISFYGTDKIILQSPGRPVMEGDNVTLRCKTNQPWDSLAGFYKDGSFIRTEPAGHMTIHNVSWSDEGLYKCNISSVGESPSSWLFVRDSRSNMEETSSAVSSPSSVLTLIRHLVVVCPYCISTVLLVSICRQKAKGRKLHVSMAMSPPREDDEGEDRGYEDVIPDVTTEHHF comes from the exons ATGAAGGCAGCGCGTCTTTTCCTCT TGTTGTTCAGCTTCTACCAGACGACTCTCCCAGCTCGAG TCTCTGTGACCATCTCTCCCAGCAGATCGCAGCATTTTGAATATGAGAAACTGTCGGTGGGCTGTGGTGATTGGACGGCGTGGAGATACACCACCAACAG CTGGAATCTGAGCCAGTGTGAGTTGGGCTGGGGCGCCAAGTCTTCGTCCTCCTGTGACATCGGCACGGCCAAGGCCACGGACAGCGGCGTGTACTGGTGTCAGTCCAGACACGGAGACAGCAGCAACGTCGTCAACATCACCGTCACCG gtggaccagtgatcctgcagagtcctgtcctccctgtgaCGGAGGGAGAAGACGTCACCCTGAGCTGTATTAAAAGGAACTCGTCCGCCCTCCCAGCTGAGTTCTATAAAGATGGCGTCTCCATCGGGAGAGGGGCTGAAGGTTATTGGACCCTCCCCCGTTTCTCCAGGTTGGGTGAAGGGTTCTACAAATGTAAAGTCGGCAATGACGAGTCTCCACCCAGCTGGATACTGATGAAAG ATGACTCTGTGCCGGCCTCTCTCCTCTCGTCTCCGGATGTCTCTCAGCTGTTTGAGTACGAAGGTCTGTCTCTGAGCTGCGGCGACAACAGCCGATCTCACGGCTGGAGGATCATCAGAGCCACCAAGCTGGACGGGAAGGAGGGGATGCTGGTGAACTCCAGCGAGAAATGGGGCGAAGCCTCGTCTTCCGGCTTCACCATCCACGCCGCCAAGAAGTCGGACAGCGGCGTGTACTGGTGCGAGTCTCCCGCCAAGCAGCGGAGCAACTCCCTCCACATCTCTTTTTACG GTACTGATAAAATAATCCTGCAGAGTCCCGGCCGCCCGGTGATGGAGGGAGATAACGTCACGCTGCGCTGCAAAACAAACCAACCCTGGGACTCCTTGGCtggtttctataaagatggctccttcatcaggactgagcctgcaggtcacatgaccatccACAATGTTTCCTGGTCTGATGAAGGCCTCTACAAGTGCAAcatcagcagtgttggagagTCTCCATCCAGCTGGCTGTTTGTCAGAG acTCTCGGAGCAATATGGAGGAAACTTCCTCTGCTGTATCCTCGCCTTCGTCTGTGCTGACGCTGATACGCCACCTGGTGGTCGTCTGTCCATACTGCATCTCCACCGTCCTGCTGGTGTCCATATGTCGACAGAAGGCCAAAG GAAGGAAGCTGCATGTTTCCATGGCGATGTCTCCACCCAGAGAGGACGATGAGGGAGAGGACCGAGGGTATGAAGATGTCATTCCTGATGTCACCACTGAGCATCATTTCTAA
- the LOC114574055 gene encoding high affinity immunoglobulin gamma Fc receptor I isoform X2 — protein MKAARLFLLLFSFYQTTLPARVSVTISPSRSQHFEYEKLSVGCGDWTAWRYTTNSWNLSQCELGWGAKSSSSCDIGTAKATDSGVYWCQSRHGDSSNVVNITVTGGPVILQSPVLPVTEGEDVTLSCIKRNSSALPAEFYKDGVSIGRGAEGYWTLPRFSRLGEGFYKCKVGNDESPPSWILMKDDSVPASLLSSPDVSQLFEYEGLSLSCGDNSRSHGWRIIRATKLDGKEGMLVNSSEKWGEASSSGFTIHAAKKSDSGVYWCESPAKQRSNSLHISFYGTDKIILQSPGRPVMEGDNVTLRCKTNQPWDSLAGFYKDGSFIRTEPAGHMTIHNVSWSDEGLYKCNISSVGESPSSWLFVRDSRSNMEETSSAVSSPSSVLTLIRHLVVVCPYCISTVLLVSICRQKAKAGRKLHVSMAMSPPREDDEGEDRGYEDVIPDVTTEHHF, from the exons ATGAAGGCAGCGCGTCTTTTCCTCT TGTTGTTCAGCTTCTACCAGACGACTCTCCCAGCTCGAG TCTCTGTGACCATCTCTCCCAGCAGATCGCAGCATTTTGAATATGAGAAACTGTCGGTGGGCTGTGGTGATTGGACGGCGTGGAGATACACCACCAACAG CTGGAATCTGAGCCAGTGTGAGTTGGGCTGGGGCGCCAAGTCTTCGTCCTCCTGTGACATCGGCACGGCCAAGGCCACGGACAGCGGCGTGTACTGGTGTCAGTCCAGACACGGAGACAGCAGCAACGTCGTCAACATCACCGTCACCG gtggaccagtgatcctgcagagtcctgtcctccctgtgaCGGAGGGAGAAGACGTCACCCTGAGCTGTATTAAAAGGAACTCGTCCGCCCTCCCAGCTGAGTTCTATAAAGATGGCGTCTCCATCGGGAGAGGGGCTGAAGGTTATTGGACCCTCCCCCGTTTCTCCAGGTTGGGTGAAGGGTTCTACAAATGTAAAGTCGGCAATGACGAGTCTCCACCCAGCTGGATACTGATGAAAG ATGACTCTGTGCCGGCCTCTCTCCTCTCGTCTCCGGATGTCTCTCAGCTGTTTGAGTACGAAGGTCTGTCTCTGAGCTGCGGCGACAACAGCCGATCTCACGGCTGGAGGATCATCAGAGCCACCAAGCTGGACGGGAAGGAGGGGATGCTGGTGAACTCCAGCGAGAAATGGGGCGAAGCCTCGTCTTCCGGCTTCACCATCCACGCCGCCAAGAAGTCGGACAGCGGCGTGTACTGGTGCGAGTCTCCCGCCAAGCAGCGGAGCAACTCCCTCCACATCTCTTTTTACG GTACTGATAAAATAATCCTGCAGAGTCCCGGCCGCCCGGTGATGGAGGGAGATAACGTCACGCTGCGCTGCAAAACAAACCAACCCTGGGACTCCTTGGCtggtttctataaagatggctccttcatcaggactgagcctgcaggtcacatgaccatccACAATGTTTCCTGGTCTGATGAAGGCCTCTACAAGTGCAAcatcagcagtgttggagagTCTCCATCCAGCTGGCTGTTTGTCAGAG acTCTCGGAGCAATATGGAGGAAACTTCCTCTGCTGTATCCTCGCCTTCGTCTGTGCTGACGCTGATACGCCACCTGGTGGTCGTCTGTCCATACTGCATCTCCACCGTCCTGCTGGTGTCCATATGTCGACAGAAGGCCAAAG CAGGAAGGAAGCTGCATGTTTCCATGGCGATGTCTCCACCCAGAGAGGACGATGAGGGAGAGGACCGAGGGTATGAAGATGTCATTCCTGATGTCACCACTGAGCATCATTTCTAA
- the LOC114574055 gene encoding high affinity immunoglobulin gamma Fc receptor I isoform X1, producing MKAARLFLLLFSFYQTTLPARVSVTISPSRSQHFEYEKLSVGCGDWTAWRYTTNSWNLSQCELGWGAKSSSSCDIGTAKATDSGVYWCQSRHGDSSNVVNITVTGGPVILQSPVLPVTEGEDVTLSCIKRNSSALPAEFYKDGVSIGRGAEGYWTLPRFSRLGEGFYKCKVGNDESPPSWILMKDDSVPASLLSSPDVSQLFEYEGLSLSCGDNSRSHGWRIIRATKLDGKEGMLVNSSEKWGEASSSGFTIHAAKKSDSGVYWCESPAKQRSNSLHISFYGTDKIILQSPGRPVMEGDNVTLRCKTNQPWDSLAGFYKDGSFIRTEPAGHMTIHNVSWSDEGLYKCNISSVGESPSSWLFVRDSRSNMEETSSAVSSPSSVLTLIRHLVVVCPYCISTVLLVSICRQKAKGNSNLLRSVSSCAGRKLHVSMAMSPPREDDEGEDRGYEDVIPDVTTEHHF from the exons ATGAAGGCAGCGCGTCTTTTCCTCT TGTTGTTCAGCTTCTACCAGACGACTCTCCCAGCTCGAG TCTCTGTGACCATCTCTCCCAGCAGATCGCAGCATTTTGAATATGAGAAACTGTCGGTGGGCTGTGGTGATTGGACGGCGTGGAGATACACCACCAACAG CTGGAATCTGAGCCAGTGTGAGTTGGGCTGGGGCGCCAAGTCTTCGTCCTCCTGTGACATCGGCACGGCCAAGGCCACGGACAGCGGCGTGTACTGGTGTCAGTCCAGACACGGAGACAGCAGCAACGTCGTCAACATCACCGTCACCG gtggaccagtgatcctgcagagtcctgtcctccctgtgaCGGAGGGAGAAGACGTCACCCTGAGCTGTATTAAAAGGAACTCGTCCGCCCTCCCAGCTGAGTTCTATAAAGATGGCGTCTCCATCGGGAGAGGGGCTGAAGGTTATTGGACCCTCCCCCGTTTCTCCAGGTTGGGTGAAGGGTTCTACAAATGTAAAGTCGGCAATGACGAGTCTCCACCCAGCTGGATACTGATGAAAG ATGACTCTGTGCCGGCCTCTCTCCTCTCGTCTCCGGATGTCTCTCAGCTGTTTGAGTACGAAGGTCTGTCTCTGAGCTGCGGCGACAACAGCCGATCTCACGGCTGGAGGATCATCAGAGCCACCAAGCTGGACGGGAAGGAGGGGATGCTGGTGAACTCCAGCGAGAAATGGGGCGAAGCCTCGTCTTCCGGCTTCACCATCCACGCCGCCAAGAAGTCGGACAGCGGCGTGTACTGGTGCGAGTCTCCCGCCAAGCAGCGGAGCAACTCCCTCCACATCTCTTTTTACG GTACTGATAAAATAATCCTGCAGAGTCCCGGCCGCCCGGTGATGGAGGGAGATAACGTCACGCTGCGCTGCAAAACAAACCAACCCTGGGACTCCTTGGCtggtttctataaagatggctccttcatcaggactgagcctgcaggtcacatgaccatccACAATGTTTCCTGGTCTGATGAAGGCCTCTACAAGTGCAAcatcagcagtgttggagagTCTCCATCCAGCTGGCTGTTTGTCAGAG acTCTCGGAGCAATATGGAGGAAACTTCCTCTGCTGTATCCTCGCCTTCGTCTGTGCTGACGCTGATACGCCACCTGGTGGTCGTCTGTCCATACTGCATCTCCACCGTCCTGCTGGTGTCCATATGTCGACAGAAGGCCAAAGGTAACAGCAACCTTCTCCGGAGCGTCAGCAGCTGTG CAGGAAGGAAGCTGCATGTTTCCATGGCGATGTCTCCACCCAGAGAGGACGATGAGGGAGAGGACCGAGGGTATGAAGATGTCATTCCTGATGTCACCACTGAGCATCATTTCTAA